The window ATAAGCTCCAGCCTTTATCCTTATTAGATGTCCATGAAAACAGTGAGAGTAACTCCTTTAAGACAGAAAAGGGTTCTGTTGTTCATGGCACTAAATTTATCTGGAGCTTTTCCATTAGAATTAACTCTAGAGCAGGGATGTTTTGATGTCCTAATGTGTAACAACATTTTCTAGTATCTCGTAGCAATCAACTTTAAAGCTGGGATTGTGTTAAGAGATTTTGGTCtttatgaaataattaattcagTTTGAACAATACCTATGTTGGTGCATCAGTGAATTAATTAGCATGCATTGAAggtgaaacaaaaatacatttttctaaatCTGCAATAATCCTAAAATAAATGCTTCTCAACTTACCAGGTCAACATTTAGGGGTTAATTAATAAGTAGATAAATCAGTTTTTATGTGAGACTGTGATTTGAATTATCTTTTATCAGGCTATGGATCAAACAATGGCTGCCAATTCCCAGAAGAACAAGTTTTTGATTGATGGATTTCCCAGGAATGAAGATAATCTTCAAGGCTGGAATAAGACTATGGATGGAAAGGCGGATGTTtcctttgttctcttttttgATTGTGACAATGAGGTAAAGAAGTATGTTATTCTGTAACCTCCTTTCTTGCAATATGGTGAGAATgattctgaagaaaataaaactgtcagGTGGAGTGGACTAGTTTAAGAGTAGAAGGAAAACTTGGCCTGTgagtttgaagggttttttggCATCTTGTTCTTGCAAATGAAAAGCTGCATGTTTGTTGAAACAGGCAGCTCATGATACTTGGCACAGTCATATAAATAGACTGTATTGCTGAAGTCCTTCAGGCAATTgcattattaaagaaaatttatcaaagctttaaatacattttacaaaatTACTTGATTACTTTTCAGAAAGTACTACTCTGTTTACTCTGAGTAATTTGTTGTTTAGTCCAAAATGAACTTGATACGAGATCTACTTTAATTCTAAAGTGCAGcagtagtttttattttcataattgcTAGCTGTGCTATAGGATAGCCAGTAATCAATGTTCTATTCAGCAAGTCATTAGATTACAAGGGCATTTTGACAGTGATGCATTATGTTCATTTAACTAGTGCCATGATATGCTGTCTTTTTAATATGTCAGTGCCCTTGAGGCATAACATAAAAACTGATATGAAAATCCAAGCACCTTaagctgggttttttcttttatcctgTTCCCCAAGTTCTTGAAGTTGTGTCACATTTTTGTAACTTATTTGCAATTACTTTTTAATCTCAACACATGGGGAATGATTTTTTCTATTCAAAgtcttaaataaaattaatttttactagATCTAAAAATAGACAAAGCCAACATGATCTTTTTTTTACTATGATTGTAatttgtaggaaaaaataattttttttaaccagtcCTCTTGTTTGAGTAGGATGAATGTATTTATGAGGGGTCTGTGTGTCAGCTTTGCTTATTTAACTTTAGGTTTAAAAACTTAGTTCATTGGTCAGCTTCTAAGTGTGGTTAGTTCTTAATTTTTTGCTTAGAGATTTTGAAGTCTTTGTTATAGCAATGTcaagaaagaacattttaactGGCAATAACTTAGTTTTGTCTGTTTGACATACAAAATTCTTGGGAGAACATAGTGACATTCTTTCAGTGCAGCCATATATTACTAGTCCCATTTGACATGCTGCTTTTTAGAAAGCTTGAACACATCCTTGAAAATCaggtaattttcttctttaactgTCTCAGGTTGGAGAGACCCAGTCAAACCACAGAGCTTGATGCTGCTTTTACTTCCTCTCACCCTAATCCTATTTTAATAAACTTATGAAATGCAAAGCTATCATCCTTTTTCTCTGGAAGAATCTTTCTCTCTGAGTTCGGGTTACATCCACCAGATCTAGACAGTATTTGCTTGTCAGGTATATTTACCTTTTCAGGGGGGTTGTTTTGTTCCTGCTTTCAAAATGGTGCCTTGTATTCCTGGTTATAGTCATCCTTTTGATGTTTTCTTGTAGATATGCATTGACCGCTGTCTTGAAAGAGGCAAGAGCAGTGGTAGGAGTGATGATAATCGGGAGAGTCTGGAAAAGAGGTACTGTCTTCATAACTTCTCACTTCCCTTCTGTTTGTATTTTACTATGTAAcctgttttttcccctgtgcttTCTCCTAGAATTCATACATATCTGCAGTCTACTAAGCCTATCATAGATTTGTATGAGAGAATGGGAAAAGTCAGAAAAGTGGATGCCTCTAAATCTGTTGATGAAGTAAGTATATAAGCCAAAAAGCTATGAGGATGACAGTGGCAGCATGCGTATTTTTGGCATTCTTTTGAGATGTGTGTAGTTGTGATTAGTGTGCTAATTAAGCACTGATGTTTGTTACTGAGGGAAGTTGTGGACTCTCATTTTTACTCTTGAAGAACCGAGTAAGATGTGAATAACTTTAGGAAATTGATTAGTTCTGCTTGAAAGTGAGCTCAACTGAAcatattttccatgtttctgtgtttaacagtcttgcctttttcattttcatgagcTTTCGCTCTTATGAAGTAGTGTTGCTCTTCTGTTTCCCAGAATTGATGCCAATTTCACTGTTAAAGAATTACTGTGAATGTTATAAGACCCCCCTATATATTGTTAAAATACTGTCAAATACTGTTTATGTTGGTTTGTCTTGAAGTAACTGTTTAAAGCTTCATaaaattgatatttttttccttatctttttAGGTTTTTGAAAAAGTTGTACAGATTTTCGACAAAGAAGGCTAATTCACAGCTTGAAACTTCATTTAAACTTGTGCTTGAATCTTGCTTGAATAGCTGCTACTGCAGTCCACtctttgtaattattttaaaagattttttttatttttttcacatatctAATGATGATTGGGAAAGCAGTTAATTAGAAATTGGTCTGTTTTTATGGTATACAAATTTCAGAGTTCTCCATCAGTACAAGTTCAGTTACTCGCCTGGCAGAATCACAGTACATCTCTCTGACAAAACTATTCTATCACAGTTCTGTGCCTGTCATGGGCAGCCCTTTTTATTCCTTATTGTCATACACCTATTTATTGTTTTCTAACAGTCAACTGAACAGCAGCATAAGCAATGAGGGACCCATGtcccttgtttgttttttggatGCTTGGACCAAATTTAGCAGGTTTCTTTTTCAAAGTATAATTTTGTCAAAAATTCCCTGATATCCCCAAACCTGAATTCTGTAAGTCAAACTACAGTTAATATAAGAATCTGTTTTAGCAGTTCTCGAAGAACTATTAAATAGGGTTTTCAGGAATAGACATACAAAAGTACTTTATAGAAAGTGATGCTTTTTTATGACTTTGGATGTAAACTGTCTTGTAAGTTCTTCAGTACCTGGATGACATGGTCCTGGgttttactgtgttttcatttgcaaaagATTAAGGAAGTCAATTTAATATTTCAAtactcatttattttaaatgatagTTATAATCTTAATTACAGCATGGTCTTCACAAGATGGCAAAGCTCTTGAATAGTGTACTGTAAGCAAAATCCTCCAACAGTTCTATCTTAGGTAACAAGTGGAAGggattttctttattattattgaaGTACTGTGTTACCAAATGCTCTAAGGTTTGTTACctggggaaatatttttatggttAAAGTAGTGAATTTGTTTCTCtaaaaaaatgtataattttaatAGCTGTTTGTTTGAGAAGTTTGTAAATTATTGCACTTTCATTACAATGTGGTGAGCTGAGGGGAAGataactgaagaaaatgtttcatttccttaAATAAATTGAGTCCTGCTTCACCATATTCTCTTGAAGTAGCAAAGTACAGTCAGCAGCAATAGTTGGATAAGCAGAGAACTAATTGAAACAAACTGGTTTAAATGTTTGCACAGATGTAGTgcaattttttcatttgtttaaccttttctctctcctatATAGTATTCATAAGTCTGTGGGGGCCCAACTATGCATTCCTTGCATTCCCTGAGCTTCCTCTGAAGGCTTGAAGATGAAAGTTTTAACTAATTTTAGTGATAGAGTGATTCTTCATACGTTAACTGACACTCTAATTGGTTTGTGATATGCTAATTACATGGAATTGCAATTTGGAAATCTTGACATTCAGCTTTTCTTTAGTGATGACTTTCTTCATTTAGGAAAAGGTTTAAATTAAGCCTAGCTGCTAATTAGAATCAGATGTGTTGGTCCTCATCCTGCAATGGGATCTGTGCAAGCAGATTTGTATTTGCAGGAATTCTCATCTCACTGAGGTTGTTGAGGCTGCTGGTCTGGAGAAGAGATGTGTACAGAAACAAAGGGTAAACTACAGTAGCTTTTCCAGTCTGTTAGGAGTTCAGACAATGGG of the Pithys albifrons albifrons isolate INPA30051 chromosome 10, PitAlb_v1, whole genome shotgun sequence genome contains:
- the CMPK1 gene encoding UMP-CMP kinase, whose product is MKPVVVFVLGGPGAGKGTQCARIVEKYGYTHLSAGDLLRDERKRPGSQYGELIENYIKEGEIVPVEITISLLKRAMDQTMAANSQKNKFLIDGFPRNEDNLQGWNKTMDGKADVSFVLFFDCDNEICIDRCLERGKSSGRSDDNRESLEKRIHTYLQSTKPIIDLYERMGKVRKVDASKSVDEVFEKVVQIFDKEG